Genomic segment of bacterium:
TTCGGTTGGGTGCTCCACCACAACCTGGGACACCACAAGAACTACCTGAACCAGCACCCCAGCGACGGACCGATCGACGAGTCCCGCTGGACCCGCCGGGACGGCTCGACGATGAACCGCGTCGAGTACACGATCAAGCTGGTCGCGATGCACCAGATCGACATCTATCGCGTCGGTCAGAAGCACCCGAAGCAGTGGCGCAACTACCTGCTGATGAAGATCCCGGTCTGGTCGATCCTCGGAGCGCTGCTCTGGATCAACCCCGTGAACGCGTTCCTCGTCTTCCTGCTCCCGGCCTTCGTCGCGCTCTGCCACACGAGCTGGGCGACCTACGAGCACCACGCCGGCTACCACGCGACGGATCACCATGACGCCTCGGTCAACCGAACGAGCCGCGTCTACAACTACCTGACCTGCAACCTCGGCTACCACACGGCGCACCACAAGCGCCCGGGTCTCCACTGGAGCCTGCTCGAGAAGCTCCACCACGAGATCGAGGATCAGATCCCGGCCGATATGGTCATCCCGACCTTCTTCGGGCGCTGACGAGCTCGGTTTCCGCCTAACGCTGCTTGCGGAGGCGGCGGGGGTCGTTCCGCTGCTGGGTGAGGTCGAGGCGGACTTCGTCGGCTTCGACTTCGACGGCGAAGGTGGGGATCGGGAAGCCGTCGGCGTCGTCGGGGTCGAAGCCGGTTCGGACGTCGAAGGGCCAGCCGTGGGCGCGGCAGATGATCACGCAGCCCTCCAGGTTGCCGTCGTGGAGGGGGAAGCCCTGGTGGGGGCAGGCGTCCTCCATCGCGTAGACTTCGTCGCCGACGCGGTAGAGCCCGATCCCGATTCCTTCGACGACGACGCGGAGGCCGCGGTCGGTCGGGATCTCACTCAGGCGGGCGACGGGAACGAAGGCCACGGTCGGGCTCCTTCGACGCGGAAGCGGGTCGCCCAACGAGAACGGCGCCCGATCCCGGCCGGATGGCAGGGACGAGCGCCGCAGGATGCCTCAGCTCACGGAGGGCCACCATGCGAGGGGTGGGTCCGATGGGCGGAGGGGAGCCCTGAGCCCGCGTTCAGTTGGCCGCGATCGCAGCGGGCATCGCCGCGCGGGGCGTGCCTTCGGTCGTGACGACGCAGATCTCGTACTCGCTCGCGTTGACGACGTGCGAGCAGCTCATCGAGGACGGTCCGTCGAGGCTTCGGAGTACGCCTTCCGCCGGGTCGGCGAGCGAGAGCTCGAACTGCTGGTCGAGTCGAAGCTGGGCGGTGAGCGTGAATTCGCCGGACTCGGTCGCGGCGGTCTCGGCGAGGGCGACGCTGGAGAAGCTGAGCGCCAAGGCTGCGCCGAGTAGGAATCGTGACATGGATCGCATTCGGGGGGCTCCTTTGGCAAGCCTTATCGGGCGCTCCATGGATTGCTTGAGGTGTTCTTCCAACCCCTCTCGAATTTGATCTGCCGGATGTGCAGCGTGGGTGCAGCCCTCGGCCTTCGCACCTTCAGGGGGCTTCCTGGCTCAGGAGAAAGTGGCGGCCACCACGGCCGAACACTGAGGTGATTTCCACTTTCACCGGACTAGACTCGGAGGTCGGGTCCGCGCGTCGCGTGCCTCAAGCCCGGTTCCGAGGAGAACGGAAATGCGACTCTCGGTCGAAGAGCGCGAAGGCGATCGGGGGGAGCTACGCACGCTGCTGGAGCGAATGCCCGGGATCGGGTCGCTCGCACGCGTGAGCGATCCGGTCGATCGCCCGCAGGTGGCGCGCAGGTCCTTCGATTCGTCCCTCCTCGGGCCTGCCGACGAGCTGCCGGTCCGGATCTTTCGCCGGGACAGCCCGCACGCGTGGCAGCGCAAGCCGGACGCCGGCCCCCTACTTCGAAGCGCGCCTTCGACACCCCAGAAAGGAATCACAAGATGTCGACCCACCGACTGATCGTGTTCACGAAGCCGACCGACGGCAAGGAAGCCGAATTCAATCGCTGGTACGACGAGGTCCATCTGCCCGACATCCTCGCGACGGAGGGATTCGTCGCCGCCCAGCGCTTCGCGCTCGCCGACACGCAGATCGGGGACGTCGGAGACACGGCGCCGGGCCGGTACCTCGCCATCTACGAGATCGAGGCGGATTCGCTTCAGGCAGCGCTCGATCGGTTGAATGCGGGCTCGGAGACGATGGAGATGTCCGACGCCCTGGATCTGGATGCCGCGACGGCGATCGCCTTCAGCGCGATCGGCGAACGGCAGGAGGCGAAGTGATGCAGGACTACGCAGGCAAGGTCGCCGTCGTCACCGGCGGCGCGGGAGACATCGGCAAGGCGATCGCGAAGCAGCTCCTCGGCGAGGGGGCGAAGGTCGTGATCTCGGACGTGGAGCAGGGCGCGCTCGACGCGACGCTCGAGGAGCTCTCGCCGATCGGCGAGGTGAGCGCGGTCCGGACCGACGTGTCCGATCCGGAGGACGTCGAATCCCTCGCGGAGCAGGTCTACGCCCGCCACGGCGTGGTCCATCTCCTCTTCAACAACGCGGGCGTCGGTGCGCCCTCGGTCAACGTCTGGGAGACGACGGTCAACGACTGGAAATGGGTCCTCGGCGTGAACGTGATGGGCGTCGTCCACGGCATCCAGAGCTTCGTGCCTCGCATGATCGAAGGCGGCGAGCCGGGACACGTGATCAACACGTCGAGCGGCGACGGCGGGATCGCGCCGATGGCCGGTCAGTCGGTCTACGCCTCGAGCAAGGCGAGCGTCTCGATCATCACGGAGTGCCTCGCCGCGCAGTTCAGCACCCAGCATCCCCAGCTCCAGGCGACGATCTTCTATCCCGCCGGCGGCGTGCTCGACACGGGGATCTGGACCTGCGCGCGGAATCGCCCGGACGAGTTCGCCCGCGAGAAGCCGTCGGGCCAGCCCGAGGACCTGATGGGCGCGTTCATGACGCACGCCAGGGAGACCGGGATGGAGATCCAGTTCCAGGATCTCGACGATCTCGCGAAGGCGCTCCTCGTCGACCTCAAGGCCGGCAAGTTCGTCGCGATGATCGGCGTCGAAGGCGCGGGAGAGACGCTGCGCACCCGGGCGGACAAGATCGGCAAGGGCGAGGCGCCCTTCGACGAGCACTCGCTGATCGCCTAGTCCGCCGGCTCCGGGCGCTCGCCGGGGTGTCCGCCGGCTGCGGGCGCTCGCCGGGAAGTCCGCAGCCGCGAGTCTCCGCGGGCGGCGGATCAGAATCCCTTCCGCGACATCCAGTCCTGAACGAGGCCGACCGCCTCCGGGATCAGCTCGGGCTTCTGCATGTAGTAGTGGTCGGCGCCCTTCACCTGGTGGAGCTCCTTGTCGTCGTGGGACACGGCGTCGAAGAGGCGTTGGGCGTGGCTCGGGGTGCAGGCCAGATCCGCGGTGTTGTTGATCGCGAGAACGGGGCAGCTGATCCGGCTCGCGTTGCCGATCCCGTCGGCGCGGGACTCGTCGAAGCTCCACTGGGACAGCCAGGAGCGGAGCGTCGTGAAGCGAGCGAGGCCGACCGGACCGTCGTTGACGGTCTTCGGATCGCCCAGGTAGCACGTGCCGGGCTCGCGGTCGGAGGGATCGACCGCCGGGTCGAGGAAGCAGGGCGCCGCCATCGTCCCGTGGACGCAGAACGCGCGCTCCGGCGGCTTCGAGGGATCGGCCGAGAGCTCTGCGAGCGTCTCCTTCACCCAGGCCGTGATCCGCCGGTTTCGCGCGAGCTGGGCGTCCGCGTAGCCCGTCAGGAAGTCGGCGGCGTAGGGCGGCTGATTCGGGTTCGCGGGGTCGTAGAGGTTGAGCTCGGGATCCCGGTCGAAGGGGTTCGCCTCGTCGGTGATCGAAGGGTCGATCCATTCGGTCAGCGTGTGTGAACGGGACAGGTGGGCCGCGAGGTAAATCACGCCGTCCGCGGGGATGAGCTTCGCCGCGACGAGATCGGCGGGATCGCCGGCCGGTGTCTCGCGGATCGTCGGGTTCTCGGCCTGGTCCTGATAGAACGACGAGAGCGAGCCGCCACCGGACCAGCCGCCCATCAGGATCGTCTCGTAGCCCTTCTTCTCCTTGAGATCGCGGATGCACGCGCCGAGGTCGAGCACGCACTTCTCCATGATCAGCGCCGTGTCGTTCCCGCGATAGCGGGGGTTGCAATAGACGACGTGGATCCCGGCATGGGCCAGCGCGTTCACGAGCGGGAGGAATGCGCCGCCGCCAATCGGATGGGAGAAGACGATCACCGTCTTCGAGTCGACGCCCTCGGGCCGCAGTCGCATGCACTCGACGAAGACCGCGCCGGAGTCGCCTCCGTAGACGTCCTTGATCGGGCTCGGGTCGACGTGGAGGATGCCGTAGGGCTCGCGGACGATGTTCATTTGACGGGCGGCTCCGTGAAGCTCGTCGCGTCCCAGACCTGCTGGTCCGTCATCTTCAGCATCTGCTCGTAGACGGCTTTCGGATAGAGCATGTGCGGCTTCGCTGGGTCGTAGGGAGGCTGCGCGATCGGCTCGGCGGGCCGCTCGAAGGTCGCGGGCTTCGCCATCTGCTCCATCATCTCGGGGGAGATCCCGACCTCGGCGGCGGCTTCGGGATCGAGCCAGTGCTTCGGGTCGATCGCTTCGTCGGAGGTCGCGATCTCGAGGCTGAGCGCCTCGGGTCCGGCGAAGTACATCGAGCGACACATCCCATGGTCGATCGGGCCGAGTACGTTGATGCCGCGGCTCCGGATCCGGTCGCGCATCGCGAGCAGCTCCTCGTCGCCGTCGACGACGAGCGCGAGGTGCTGGAGCGTTCCGGGCGCCGACGGGAGGCTGCCGCTGCCGGCGTGGGTCTTGCCGTACTCGATCTCGATGTCCGCGATCGCGGGGAGCTGGACGAAGGAGATCAGGCACTCGGGGGAGCCTTCGAGGAAGGCGTGAATGCCGCCGGGCACCCCGTGCATCGGGAAGATCGCGACGAGCGGCATCCCGAGCACATCCGAGAAGAACTCGATCTGGCCCTTCATGTCGGCGGTCGAGAACGCGATGTGGTGGACGCCCTTGGCTTTGATCATGGTGGCTCCTACCCGAGCGACAGCACGTGGCCGTCGCTCGGGTCGAGGTCGCCGTTCAGGATTTCGAGGTAGACGCGCTGGAGCGCTTCCTCGCCCGACTGGCGCTTGATGTTCATCCAGGTCTCGCTCCAGTCCGCGAAGGCGTGCCACGCGCCGCCGAGGCGCTCCTGCAGACCGCCCGGCCCCCAGTCCTGCGTGCGCTTCACGATTCGTGCGGGCGCGAAGAAGAACTCCGGCTGCGGCCCCTTCATCGTCTTGGGGCGACCGCCGGCCTCCCAGTGGGTCGCGCCGACGGTGCACGAATACTTGAGCTCGTCGGCCAGTCGGTCGTGGACGCCGGCGACGACTTCGCCGTTGCCCGCCATGTCGACCATGACCGCGCCCTTGTCGCCGACGATCTCGGGGAGGCGATCGAGCTCGTCGTAGAGCACGACCTCGTCGTAGCAACCGAGCTTCTCGACGAAGATCTCGTTGCGCGGGGACGTCAGGCCGATGACGGGGCCGCGGCCGCGCTTCGAGAGCAGATGACCGAGCGCGATGGACGTCTTGCTCGAGGCGCTCGTCACGATCGAGGCCTGGCCGCCGAAGAAGTCCTCGTCGGCGATCAGGTCCTCGCAGAGGAACGACGTCATGAAGAGGCCGCGCAGCAGGATCAGCTCGTCGGCACGGGATTCCTTGTAGAGGGGATCGCCGTCGGTCCAGGAGTAGGAGCGGTAGACCGGGGCGTGCTCCGCGCGGTGGGCGGCGGTGTCGACCATGCCCGAGCCGTTCTTCTCGGCGTCGATCACCAGGTGACGCGACATGGGGAAGAAGCCGAAACACTGACCGCCTTCCGGGATGTCCGGATTGCGGGACGCCGCGACGATTCCGAAGCCCATCGCCGGGATGCGTCCCCAGCGGTCTTCGCCGGGGAAGAAGCCCCAGTAGTTCAGCATGTCCCCGGCGGCGGCGTAGGAGATGTTGTTCGAGGTGAGCGCGAAGCGGTCGATGCGGAAGAGGACCTGCCCCTCTGCGAGATCGTCGATCGGCGCCCCCGGGACGAAGCGTGTCTCACGGAAGTCGTCGCGATTCACCTGGAAGTCGATCGGGGGGAAGTCGTCGGCCATCGTGGGGCTCCATTGCGCGAGAGCGCGAGGCGAGGGAACGCGCCGCTCAACCCCAGAGCTTCTGGAGTTCCTCGGCGGTGGTCTGGGTCGTGATCCGGCCCAGGCTGTGCTGCAGGACCTGCTCGCCGTACTCCGGCGGGTAGCCGGTCACGCAATCGGTCACGAGGACGACATGGTAGCCGTGGTTGATGGCCTCGATGGTCATGCCGAGGATACCCACGTTCAGCGAGACCCCCGTGGCGATCACCGTCGTGATCCCCATGGAACGAAGCGTCGGGTCGAGTTCCGTGCCGATGAAGGGCGACATGCCGTGGAGGCGCGCCGAGTCGAGATCCGTCTCCGCGGGGCCGAGCTCCGGGAGGACGTCGGTCGCCGGCTCTCCCATGACCAGGTAGTCGGGATCCTTCAGCATGGCGTTCACCATGGGCACGTTCGGATACGACCCTCGCCGGTCGCGGCGGAAGCCCGCGCGGCAATGGATGACCGGGACGTCGCGGCGCCGCGCGGCCTCGAGCAGTCCTCCGGTCCGCTCCGGGATCCCCTGGCTCGCGACGAGATCGGCGAGGGGGCGGATCGTGGCGAGATCACCGATCACGCCACGCTGCATCTCCATCGTGAGGATCGCGGCCTTTCCGGGGGCGACGAGTTCTTCCAGGCTGGGCATGCGATCTTCTCCTTGATTCGGTGGGATGAGTTCGGTGGGACGGGGTCGGTGGAATGCTAGGCCGGGTCGTTCGCGCGGTCGCCGCTGGCGGGGCGATCGCCGAGGCCGACTTCCTTGCCGTCGACCTGGACACGGATACGGCGGAGCTTCAGGTGCGCGATGCGCCATTCTCCGTCGGGGTCGCGACGATACTTCTCCTCGTACCACCCGAGGCCCCAGAGATGCTCCATGGGGGAGCCGGCGGGCCACCAGAGCATGTCCTCCATCGCCCAGGTGCCCTCGGCTTCGTCGGGTCCGGTCCGAGTGATCACGGGCGTGTGTCCGTGATGGCACGTCTTCACGTTCTCGAGGATCGGCGGGAGGTAGGCCTTGAAGGCGTCGCGTCCGTGGATCAGCGGCGAGCCTTCCTCGGTCGTGTCGATGACCACGTCATCGCAGAAGACGTCGGCCCATTCGTCCCATCGCTTCTGGTCCATCAGCTGGAAGTAGCGGGCCTTGAGCTGCTTGATCCGCTCGATCTCGACGAGGTCTTCAGGGGTCATCGGTTCTCCTAGGGACGGTCGATTCTATCGCCCGGGGCCCGCGGCGGGGGCCGGTGGGCGCGCTGGGAGCGGTTTTCCCAGCAGGGCGCCCAAATTTCGACGGAGGCAACCCCCTGGAATCGCAGGTCTTTCGGAAATTGCGGGTGGATTGCCGATCGCCGGGGTCGAGGCGGGGGTTTTTTCGGCCGATGGTGAAAACGACATTGATTTTCATTTTCCCGGACATAAAATCTCGACTCGCCAACCAACTCGCTCCCCCCACAAGGCCGTCCCCATGCTCGTTTGTCATTGCCGAGGAATCAGCGATCGCCAGATCAAGCGCGCCGTGAAGAACGGCTGCTCCTCCGCACGCGAGGTCGCGCGAGAGACCGGTGCGGGGATGCGTTGCGGCGGCTGTCGCTCGAACGTCAAGGCGATCGTGAACGAGGCGCTCGCGAGCGAGCTGGTCAAGGCCGCCCCGGGCGAGACGCGGCTCGACCTGTCGATCCCGATCGAAGGCTAGTTCACAGGGCACATCCCGCCGATCCAGAGTTCTCTCGAAGGCGCTGCGGTACTCCGCGGCGCCTTCGTCGTTTCGGCACCGCCTAACGTGAAGCTTCGGGCAGCGTGGCGAGCCACGCGCGCAGGCTCCGCAATCGGTCCGCACCGTTCGCAGCGGGCAGGTCGAGGGCGCGGAGCGCGGCCTCGACGAAGAGGTCCGCGGAGAGGCCGTAGACGTGGTCGTCTTCCCAGCGGATCGTCGGGTCGTAGTGGACGTAGTCGCCGAGGGGAATCGCGGTCCGCGACCAGGACTCCGCACGCAGGAGCGTCGTGAGGCGCGGTTGGTGGACCGAGGCGACTTCGTCCGGGTTCGGCACGACCGCCGGCCGCTCGTGTAGCCAACCCACGATCGGGACCAGACGGTGTCGCGAGCCGCTCCAGGCATCGTCCAGTCGCCCCAGGACCTCGATCGCGTCGGGCGCGATCCCGACCTCCTCCTCGGTCTCGCGGAGTGCGCCCTCCACCCAGGTCTCACCGTCTTCGAGGCGTCCGCCGGGGAAGGCCATCATGCCCGGGTGCCCACGGAGGCTCGCGGCACGCTTGGTCAGCAGGACGGCGATGTCGTCTCTCTCCCGCCAGAAGGCCAGGAGGACCGCCGAGCGATCGAAGTCGTCGGGGACGTCCTCTTCCGGAAACGAGAAGCCCGGGTGGGAGGCGAGCCCGCGCAGCCCCGCCTCGAACGCGGCGGCCTCGAACCCCTCGGCGGCGTCGCCGAAGGGATGGCCCTCGCGATCCTCGCCGATGCCGCTGAAACGGCGCCCCATTGGGCTCGCCGTGTCGTCGCGGGCGGGGCGCCCCCCGTGATCTCTCGCGTCGTCGCTCAACCGCCCACGTCCGGGGGGTAGGCGTCGTGCTGGGGCAGGTCGTCTTCGATCGTGTACCAGGGGGCCTTCGAGGCCACGAAGATATGGGCCTCGGGGCGGGCGCCGGGGTCGTCGTCGAGCGTGCCGACCGCGATGAATTCGAAGGCTTCGGCGGCGCCGTGGCGGAAGAAGAGACTCGAGCCGCAGCGCCCACAGAAGCCCCGCCGGACGGGCTCCGAGGAGCCGTACCAGACGAGCGCGCCGTCCGGATCCTCGACGCGCAGGTTCTCCCGCAGGACGCGGCCATAGGTCGAGAAGGCCGAGCCGTGGCTACGGCGGCACATCGAGCAGTGGCAGTGGTCGATGCCCTCGAGCGGGCCCTCCGTCTCGTAGCGGACGGCTTCGCAGAGACAGCTTCCGCGCGGCATGCGTACTCCCTATTCGAATCCGAGCGCGACCGGGTCGACGACGTTCCGAAGGTCGCGGCCGTCGCGGAAGCGCTCGAGGTTGTCGATGAAGAGATCGAAGACGTCGTCCATGTAGCGATCGACGGAGACCGACGAGTGGGCCGAGACGTAGACGTTCGGGAGGTCCCAGAGCGGGTTCGACGGATCCGGCGGCTCGGGATCGAATACGTCGAGGACCGCGGCGGCGAGGGGCTCGTCACGCATCACGCGCGCGAGCTCGATCTCGTCGACCAGGCTCCCGCGCGAGACGTTCACGAAGACCGCGTGCCGCGGCATCGCGGCGAGGGCCTTCGCGTCGATCAGGTGGCGGGTGTCCGCCGTCGCCGGTGCGGAGAGGATGACCGCATCCGATCGGGAGAGCAGCGTGTGGAGCTGGTCGGCCGGAAAGAGCTCGTCCACGTCCGGCGACGTGTCGCCGGGTTTCGCACTCCGCTTGAGCCCGAGGGTCTTGCAGCCGAGGGCGCGCGCGCGACTCGCGACCGCCTTGCCGATCCCGCCGAGTCCGACGATGCCGATCGTCGAGCCGGCGAAGGTCCGGCCGTAGGTGCGCTCGAAGGCGTGCTCCTTCTGGTAGGCATCGGCTTCGCGGAAGCGCTTCCAGACCTGGAGCAGGCGACCGATCACCCATTCGGACATGGAGCCGGCGGAGACGCCGGTGCAGTTGGTGAGGACGTGGCGTTCGAAGTCGAGCCCGGCGGTCCCGAATTGTTCGACGCCGGCCCCGCAGCCCTGGACCCAGCGCAGGTTCGGCATGCGCTCGCCGAGGTGGTCCGGCGTATGGAGCGTCGTCAGGACGTGGCAGGTGGCGAGGGCCGCCTCGCGTTCGGCAGCGACGCCCGCCGCCCAGGGCGGCGGCTCGGGATAGGGCCGGCCCGCGTTCTCGACGGCCCAGTCGACGCCCTCGTCGATCGGGAGGACGACGGGCTCGACCCCGTCGAGCGCTTCGACACGTTCGACGAAGCGCGGCGCGTGGAAGGGGGGAAAGCCGAGACAGACGCGGAGGGGTTCGGTCATGCACTCCTCGGAGGGATCGGGTGGTCGACGGGGGCGCTTCGAGTGTCGCCCGAAGACGGAGCGGTATCAATCACCACCACGAGCCACGCGCTCTGCCAGGGTTGCCTGGAGGAGCTCCAGACCGCACTCTCGTCGAACGGTCTGCGCGCCGAGGAGTCGAAGACCCCATCGAATTGAGCTCCGCGCGGCCGGAATGCGCGCCGGCGCCCGCGCGCGACCCAGCGAGGCCCCTGCGCATGAAGTTCTGGCAGTCGATCACCTGGGCCGAGACCGATCAGCTCGTCGACCTCGCGCGCTTCGCCGAGGATCTCGGCTTCGAAGGGATCATCGGCGCCGACCACGCGCTCTATCCGAAGGAGATGGCGCCGGCCTATCCCTATTCGCAGTCCGGCTACCCGCCGCAGACGGCGGACAGCGAATACCCCGACATGTGGACGAGCTGTGCGGCGATGGCCGCGGTCACGACCCGGCTGCGCTTCGTCTGCGGGATCTACGTTCTCCCGCTCCGCCACCCGATCGAGGTCGCGAAGCAGGCAGCGACCCTCGCGATCCTCTCCCAGGGCCGCTTCGCCCTCGGTGTCGGGACCGGCTGGATGAAGGAGGAGTTCGACCTCTACGACGTCGACTTCTCGAGCCGGGGACGGCGGATGGACGAGATGGTCGAGGTCCTGCGCGGGCTCTGGACCGGGGACTTCTACGAGCACCACGGCGAGTTCTTCGACTGGGATCCGATCGTGGTTAGCCCGAAGCCCTCCCACCCGATCCCGCTCTACTTCGGAGGCGCGGCCCCGATCGCGCTCCGTCGGACCGCGCGGGACGGCGAGGGTTGGATCGGCGCCGGCAACACCCTGGAGGACGCGCCGCGGCTCCTCGACGAGCTGTCCAGGCTCCGGGCGGAGGCGGGGCGCTCGGACGAGCCCCTCGACACGCTGGTCGGACTCTACGGCGAGGTCGGCCTCGATGACTATCGCCGGCTCGAGGAGCACGGCATGACCGCGGGGATCCATCTGCCCTTCTGGTTCGCCTTCGACGGACCGTCGTCGCTCGATCAGAAGAAGGCGCTGATGGAGCGGTTCGCCGAGGACGTGCTGCGCCACTTCTGAAGCGCTCCGCGATCTCCTCGGCGCGATCGCGACTAGACCGACGACGCCCGGTCGCGTCTCCGCTCGATGAAGCGCCAGCCCAGGAGCAGGAGCAGGCCGCCCGGCGTCTGGAAGATCGCGAACGCGAAGATCGGCAGCACCGCCTCGAAGTCCAGGACCTGCGCGACGAGCACGACCCCGAGGAGCGTGTTCTTCACGATCATCTCGACGGCGATCGTGACCGCGTCCCGGGCGGGGATCCGGAAGAGCAGCGGAACGGCCATTCCGATGACCATCGCCGCGACCGCGAACGCGGCCGCCGGGGCGAGGGCTTCGACGAACTGGCTCGGGTCGAGATCGGGGTTCTCGCTCGTGCCGAGGGCTGCGCCGAGGACGATGATGATCGCGCCGGGGATCGTGGCGTGACGCTCCCATCGAAGCACGTTCGGGTTCCGCGCGCGGGCGATCATGCCGAGGGCGACCGGGAGGACC
This window contains:
- a CDS encoding GFA family protein, which translates into the protein MPRGSCLCEAVRYETEGPLEGIDHCHCSMCRRSHGSAFSTYGRVLRENLRVEDPDGALVWYGSSEPVRRGFCGRCGSSLFFRHGAAEAFEFIAVGTLDDDPGARPEAHIFVASKAPWYTIEDDLPQHDAYPPDVGG
- a CDS encoding TIGR03619 family F420-dependent LLM class oxidoreductase, which gives rise to MKFWQSITWAETDQLVDLARFAEDLGFEGIIGADHALYPKEMAPAYPYSQSGYPPQTADSEYPDMWTSCAAMAAVTTRLRFVCGIYVLPLRHPIEVAKQAATLAILSQGRFALGVGTGWMKEEFDLYDVDFSSRGRRMDEMVEVLRGLWTGDFYEHHGEFFDWDPIVVSPKPSHPIPLYFGGAAPIALRRTARDGEGWIGAGNTLEDAPRLLDELSRLRAEAGRSDEPLDTLVGLYGEVGLDDYRRLEEHGMTAGIHLPFWFAFDGPSSLDQKKALMERFAEDVLRHF
- a CDS encoding alpha/beta hydrolase, with amino-acid sequence MNIVREPYGILHVDPSPIKDVYGGDSGAVFVECMRLRPEGVDSKTVIVFSHPIGGGAFLPLVNALAHAGIHVVYCNPRYRGNDTALIMEKCVLDLGACIRDLKEKKGYETILMGGWSGGGSLSSFYQDQAENPTIRETPAGDPADLVAAKLIPADGVIYLAAHLSRSHTLTEWIDPSITDEANPFDRDPELNLYDPANPNQPPYAADFLTGYADAQLARNRRITAWVKETLAELSADPSKPPERAFCVHGTMAAPCFLDPAVDPSDREPGTCYLGDPKTVNDGPVGLARFTTLRSWLSQWSFDESRADGIGNASRISCPVLAINNTADLACTPSHAQRLFDAVSHDDKELHQVKGADHYYMQKPELIPEAVGLVQDWMSRKGF
- a CDS encoding nuclear transport factor 2 family protein, with product MTPEDLVEIERIKQLKARYFQLMDQKRWDEWADVFCDDVVIDTTEEGSPLIHGRDAFKAYLPPILENVKTCHHGHTPVITRTGPDEAEGTWAMEDMLWWPAGSPMEHLWGLGWYEEKYRRDPDGEWRIAHLKLRRIRVQVDGKEVGLGDRPASGDRANDPA
- a CDS encoding CoA pyrophosphatase → MGRRFSGIGEDREGHPFGDAAEGFEAAAFEAGLRGLASHPGFSFPEEDVPDDFDRSAVLLAFWRERDDIAVLLTKRAASLRGHPGMMAFPGGRLEDGETWVEGALRETEEEVGIAPDAIEVLGRLDDAWSGSRHRLVPIVGWLHERPAVVPNPDEVASVHQPRLTTLLRAESWSRTAIPLGDYVHYDPTIRWEDDHVYGLSADLFVEAALRALDLPAANGADRLRSLRAWLATLPEASR
- a CDS encoding (2Fe-2S)-binding protein gives rise to the protein MPIAGVEAGVFSADGENDIDFHFPGHKISTRQPTRSPHKAVPMLVCHCRGISDRQIKRAVKNGCSSAREVARETGAGMRCGGCRSNVKAIVNEALASELVKAAPGETRLDLSIPIEG
- a CDS encoding SDR family NAD(P)-dependent oxidoreductase, whose product is MQDYAGKVAVVTGGAGDIGKAIAKQLLGEGAKVVISDVEQGALDATLEELSPIGEVSAVRTDVSDPEDVESLAEQVYARHGVVHLLFNNAGVGAPSVNVWETTVNDWKWVLGVNVMGVVHGIQSFVPRMIEGGEPGHVINTSSGDGGIAPMAGQSVYASSKASVSIITECLAAQFSTQHPQLQATIFYPAGGVLDTGIWTCARNRPDEFAREKPSGQPEDLMGAFMTHARETGMEIQFQDLDDLAKALLVDLKAGKFVAMIGVEGAGETLRTRADKIGKGEAPFDEHSLIA
- a CDS encoding DUF2855 family protein; protein product: MADDFPPIDFQVNRDDFRETRFVPGAPIDDLAEGQVLFRIDRFALTSNNISYAAAGDMLNYWGFFPGEDRWGRIPAMGFGIVAASRNPDIPEGGQCFGFFPMSRHLVIDAEKNGSGMVDTAAHRAEHAPVYRSYSWTDGDPLYKESRADELILLRGLFMTSFLCEDLIADEDFFGGQASIVTSASSKTSIALGHLLSKRGRGPVIGLTSPRNEIFVEKLGCYDEVVLYDELDRLPEIVGDKGAVMVDMAGNGEVVAGVHDRLADELKYSCTVGATHWEAGGRPKTMKGPQPEFFFAPARIVKRTQDWGPGGLQERLGGAWHAFADWSETWMNIKRQSGEEALQRVYLEILNGDLDPSDGHVLSLG
- a CDS encoding D-2-hydroxyacid dehydrogenase, which produces MTEPLRVCLGFPPFHAPRFVERVEALDGVEPVVLPIDEGVDWAVENAGRPYPEPPPWAAGVAAEREAALATCHVLTTLHTPDHLGERMPNLRWVQGCGAGVEQFGTAGLDFERHVLTNCTGVSAGSMSEWVIGRLLQVWKRFREADAYQKEHAFERTYGRTFAGSTIGIVGLGGIGKAVASRARALGCKTLGLKRSAKPGDTSPDVDELFPADQLHTLLSRSDAVILSAPATADTRHLIDAKALAAMPRHAVFVNVSRGSLVDEIELARVMRDEPLAAAVLDVFDPEPPDPSNPLWDLPNVYVSAHSSVSVDRYMDDVFDLFIDNLERFRDGRDLRNVVDPVALGFE
- a CDS encoding VOC family protein gives rise to the protein MIKAKGVHHIAFSTADMKGQIEFFSDVLGMPLVAIFPMHGVPGGIHAFLEGSPECLISFVQLPAIADIEIEYGKTHAGSGSLPSAPGTLQHLALVVDGDEELLAMRDRIRSRGINVLGPIDHGMCRSMYFAGPEALSLEIATSDEAIDPKHWLDPEAAAEVGISPEMMEQMAKPATFERPAEPIAQPPYDPAKPHMLYPKAVYEQMLKMTDQQVWDATSFTEPPVK
- a CDS encoding fatty acid desaturase, with product MAAAIEPGTPVTTEDTPKPATRGRAAAKPAAKGKYLRYTADRRPVAVTLALLSLHFVAFFVAPTWLAVALVVPFSIASFFIAPLNHHHQHFNSFHSPILNRIYEVALSLQTGLSPFGWVLHHNLGHHKNYLNQHPSDGPIDESRWTRRDGSTMNRVEYTIKLVAMHQIDIYRVGQKHPKQWRNYLLMKIPVWSILGALLWINPVNAFLVFLLPAFVALCHTSWATYEHHAGYHATDHHDASVNRTSRVYNYLTCNLGYHTAHHKRPGLHWSLLEKLHHEIEDQIPADMVIPTFFGR
- a CDS encoding Rieske 2Fe-2S domain-containing protein; the protein is MAFVPVARLSEIPTDRGLRVVVEGIGIGLYRVGDEVYAMEDACPHQGFPLHDGNLEGCVIICRAHGWPFDVRTGFDPDDADGFPIPTFAVEVEADEVRLDLTQQRNDPRRLRKQR
- a CDS encoding cysteine hydrolase family protein, whose translation is MPSLEELVAPGKAAILTMEMQRGVIGDLATIRPLADLVASQGIPERTGGLLEAARRRDVPVIHCRAGFRRDRRGSYPNVPMVNAMLKDPDYLVMGEPATDVLPELGPAETDLDSARLHGMSPFIGTELDPTLRSMGITTVIATGVSLNVGILGMTIEAINHGYHVVLVTDCVTGYPPEYGEQVLQHSLGRITTQTTAEELQKLWG